One Camelina sativa cultivar DH55 chromosome 3, Cs, whole genome shotgun sequence genomic window carries:
- the LOC104770901 gene encoding uncharacterized protein LOC104770901 encodes MKKTYKFQSLFSSLIFLIILLSISRDTAATDSGSVCRHPPSRNSCKTCMAEQMNYVCPKCVPVLRCMARCLWGGVNQRKCTTTCGCDTTAKPSLFECKRCVSRCKCSCAA; translated from the coding sequence ATGAAGAAGACCTACAAGTTTCAaagcctcttctcttctctcatcttcCTCATAATCCTGCTATCGATTTCGAGAGACACCGCCGCCACCGACTCCGGTAGTGTCTGCCGTCATCCGCCGTCACGAAACAGCTGCAAGACATGCATGGCGGAGCAAATGAATTACGTTTGTCCTAAGTGCGTGCCGGTGCTCCGATGCATGGCTCGTTGCCTTTGGGGAGGTGTGAATCAGAGGAAATGCACCACCACGTGTGGTTGCGACACCACGGCCAAGCCCTCGCTGTTCGAGTGTAAACGCTGCGTTTCCAGGTGTAAGTGTAGTTGTGCGGCTTAA
- the LOC104770908 gene encoding rho GDP-dissociation inhibitor 1-like: MGLKDEENKAEGSSEEPKGQGLSRKNSHSSICPTDDDDEEEEEDKKLDLGPMIALKEQLEKDKDDESLRRWKEQLLGSVDLEEVGETPDPVVKILTLTLRSPEREDMVLTIPENGKPTSKGPWFTLKEGAKYSLVFTFRVTNNIVSGLRYSNTIWKTGIKVYSRKEMLGTFSPQAEPYNHVMFEETAPSGLLVRGSYSVKSKFVDDDNKCYLENNYNFDIRKNWV, from the exons ATGGGTTTGAAAGATGAAGAGAATAAAGCTGAAGGGTCTTCAGAAGAGCCAAAGGGACAAGGGCTAAGCAGGAAAAACAGCCATAGCTCTATATGTCCGActgatgatgacgacgaagaggaagaggaagacaagAAACTTGATCTTGGTCCCATGATCGCTCTCAAAGAACAGCTCGAGAAAGACAAG gaTGATGAAAGCTTGAGGAGATGGAAGGAGCAACTTCTAGGCAGCGTAGATCTTGAGGAGGTCGGAG AGACTCCGGATCCGGTGGTAAAGATATTGACCTTAACACTTAGGTCACCGGAAAGAGAGGACATGGTACTAACGATCCCGGAAAACGGAAAACCGACTTCGAAAGGACCATGGTTCACTCTCAAAGAAGGCGCTAAGTACAGTCTTGTATTTACTTTCCGTGTCACCAACAACATTGTGTCCGGCCTACGGTACAGCAACACAATCTGGAAGACCGGAATTAAGG TGTATAGTAGAAAGGAGATGCTAGGGACGTTTAGTCCACAGGCGGAACCTTACAATCATGTCATGTTTGAGGAAACTGCCCCCTCTGGTTTGCTTGTTAGAGGCTCCTATTCCGTTAAATCTAAG TTCGTCGATGACGATAATAAGTGCTACTTGGAGAACAACTACAACTTCGACATTCGCAAGAATTGGGTGTGA
- the LOC104770918 gene encoding KNR4/SMI1 homolog: protein MATVEVEQVTPAAVENVEVPTKTVEEPVVTKQPEESVTAVTEEETEAPVVETSKEVVVEEAEKKDDETEKKTEEEEVKTEVITEAPAVVEEEKKTEEVTETPAVVEEVTETPAVVEEEKPTEVAAAEEVVVEKAEE from the exons ATGGCCACCGTTGAG GTTGAACAAGTGACTCCAGCAGCAGTAGAGAATGTTGAGGTACCAACAAAGACAGTGGAGGAGCCAGTGGTGACCAAACAGCCTGAAGAATCCGTCACCGCCGTGACGGAAGAAGAAACCGAAGCACCAGTCGTAGAAACGAGCAAAGAAGTCGTTGTGGAAGAggcagagaagaaagatgatgaaacagagaagaaaacagaggaggaagaagtgaAGACAGAGGTGATCACGGAAGCCCCGGCAGTTgtagaggaggagaagaaaacagaggaggtGACAGAGACTCCGGCGGTTGTGGAGGAGGTGACGGAGACTCCGGCGgttgtggaggaggagaaaccGACTGAAGTTGCGGCTGCTGAGGAAGTCGTCGTCGAGAAGGCCGAGGAGTGA
- the LOC104770894 gene encoding BAG family molecular chaperone regulator 5, mitochondrial has translation MRSSKNFSSSTTTTTIIHTFYNDHNTPPAPSTKQIPIETPTPAAKSTAQTNSSSAAAAAARIQSGYRSHRIRNLYKTISSVNREANRVQSMIQRQDTVDAIRTDEKERLRMNEILMSLLLRLDSVPGLDPSIREARRKVSRKIVGMQEILDSISETKDEIQWWNYNDIGGVDGGQGGGAWPMYWEEAVEEEMCREKGGEEMERFCAQYLGFRCFQRFLRE, from the coding sequence atgagaagttcAAAAAATTTCTCATCGTCGACAACAACCACCACCATTATCCACACTTTTTATAATGACCATAATACCCCTCCAGCTCCATCAACCAAACAAATTCCGATCGAAACTCCAACACCGGCGGCGAAATCCACCGCCCAGACTAactcctcctccgccgcagcagcagcagcgAGGATCCAGTCTGGCTACCGTTCTCACAGGATCCGAAACCTATACAAGACAATCTCATCCGTCAATCGAGAAGCGAATCGTGTACAGAGCATGATCCAACGGCAAGACACGGTAGACGCCATTAGAACCGACGAGAAGGAACGTCTAAGGATGAACGAGATTCTGATGTCTCTGCTTCTGAGACTCGACTCGGTACCTGGTTTAGATCCGTCGATCAGAGAAGCTCGGAGGAAAGTGAGTCGCAAGATCGTAGGGATGCAGGAAATACTCGATTCGATCTCGGAGACCAAAGACGAAATTCAGTGGTGGAACTACAACGATATCGGAGGAGTTGACGGCGGTCAAGGCGGCGGCGCGTGGCCTATGTATTGGGAAGAAGCTGTGGAGGAGGAGATGTGTAGAGAGAAAGGCGGTGAGGAAATGGAGAGGTTCTGTGCTCAGTATTTGGGTTTCAGATGTTTCCAGAGATTTCTCAGAGAATGA
- the LOC104778685 gene encoding leucine-rich repeat extensin-like protein 1: MGNSPVSALVLADNNLGGCIPGSIGQMGKTLNELILSNDNLTGCLPPQIGNLKKVTVFDISSNSLQGPLPSSIGNMKSLEELHVANNGFAGIIPTSICQLTNLENFTYSSNFFTGRPPVCATGSLVDAVVNGSMNCIIGLASQRSAKQCSSLLARPVDCSKFGCFNIFSPPPPTFKMAPQFRTLPPPVYVYSSPPPPSSKMSPSVRAYSPPPPPSSKMSPTVRAYSAPPPPYSKMSPTVRAYSPPPPYVYSSPPPPYVYSSPPPPPPYVYSSPPPPYVYSSPPPPPPSPPPPCPESSPPPPVVYYAPVTQSPPPPSPVYYPPVTQSPPPLSPVYYAPVTQSPPPPSPVYYPPVTQSPPPPSPVYYPPVTQSPPPPSPVYYPSETQSPPPPSPVYYPSETPSPPPPSPIYYPSETPSPPPPTEYYYSPSQSPPPAKGCNEGHPPQASPSTTYEPTPEYSYTSSPPPSPLSYPETSLPPIPSVSYDASPPSPPSYY; encoded by the coding sequence ATGGGGAATTCCCCTGTTTCCGCTTTGGTTCTTGCGGACAACAATCTCGGAGGGTGCATACCGGGAAGTATTGGTCAAATGGGGAAGACACTCAACGAGCTTATCCTCTCCAACGATAACTTAACCGGTTGTTTACCTCCTCAAATCGGAAACCTCAAGAAAGTGACAGTTTTCGACATCAGTTCAAACAGTCTACAAGGTCCGTTACCATCTAGCATCGGAAACATGAAGAGCTTAGAAGAGCTTCACGTGGCTAACAATGGCTTCGCAGGAATCATTCCTACAAGTATCTGCCAGCTTACTAACCTTGAGAACTTTACTTACTCCTCTAACTTCTTCACCGGTCGTCCCCCGGTATGCGCAACTGGTTCGTTAGTAGACGCTGTGGTGAACGGCTCCATGAACTGTATCATAGGTTTGGCTAGTCAAAGATCGGCTAAGCAGTGCTCATCTCTGCTTGCTCGTCCTGTTGATTGCAGTAAGTTTGGATGTTTCAACATCTTTTCTCCACCACCACCCACGTTCAAGATGGCACCCCAGTTCCGGACACTTCCTCCACCGGTTTACGTGTACTCATCGCCCCCACCACCGTCATCCAAAATGTCGCCTAGTGTCAGAGCATACTCTcccccaccaccaccgtcgTCCAAGATGTCGCCAACCGTCAGAGCATACTCTGCACCACCGCCTCCTTATTCCAAAATGTCACCTACCGTTCGAGCTTACTCTCCACCACCGCCTTACGTATACTCATCACCGCCACCGCCTTACGTATACTCATCTCCTCCACCGCCACCGCCTTACGTATACTCATCACCGCCACCGCCTTACGTATACTCATCTCCACCCCCGCCTCCCCCAAGTCCACCCCCACCGTGTCCTGAATCGTCTCCGCCACCGCCTGTTGTATACTACGCACCCGTGACACAAAGCCCGCCACCACCATCACCGGTATACTACCCACCAGTAACACAAAGCCCGCCACCACTATCACCGGTATACTACGCACCCGTGACACAAAGCCCGCCACCACCATCACCGGTATACTACCCACCAGTAACACAAAGCCCGCCACCGCCATCGCCGGTATACTACCCACCAGTAACACAAAGCCCGCCACCGCCATCGCCTGTATACTATCCGTCGGAAACACAAAGCCCGCCACCACCATCGCCTGTATACTATCCGTCGGAAACACCAAGTCCTCCACCCCCGTCACCAATATACTATCCATCAGAAACACCAAGTCCTCCACCACCAACTGAGTACTACTATTCACCAAGCCAGTCTCCGCCACCAGCAAAGGGATGTAACGAAGGCCATCCACCACAAGCATCACCGAGTACTACTTACGAACCAACTCCTGAATATTCATAcacatcatcaccaccaccgtcTCCTCTTTCCTACCCGGAAACGTCTCTTCCACCGATTCCAAGTGTCTCGTATGATGcgtctcctccttctcctccgtCTTACTACTAG
- the LOC109124697 gene encoding fumarylacetoacetase-like gives MALLKSFIDVGPDSHFPIQNLPYGVFKPESNSTPRPAVAIGDLVLDLSAIAEAGLFDGPILKDADCFLQPNLNKFLAMGRPAWKEARSTLQRILSSNEPILRDNDVLRRKSFYEMSKVEMIVPMVIGDYTDFFASMHHAKNCGLMFRGPQNAINPNWFRLPIAYHGRASSIVISGTDIIRPRGQGHPQGNSVPYFGPSQKVDFELEMAAVVGPGNELGKPIDVNNAADHIFGLVLMNDWSARDIQAWEYVPLGPFLGKSFGTTVSPWIVTLDALEPFGVQAPKQDPPPLPYLDEKDSINYDISLEVQLKPSGKDDSCVVTKSNFQNLYWTITQQLAHHTVNGCNLRPGDLLGTGTISGPEPDSYGCLLELTWNGQKPLSLNGTTQTFLQDGDEVTFSGLCKGDGYNVGFGTCTGKIVPSLP, from the exons ATGGCGTTGTTGAAGTCCTTTATCGATGTTGGTCCAGACTCACACTTCCCTATCCAGAATCTCCCTTATGGTGTATTCAAGCCGGAATCGAACTCCACTCCTCGTCCTGCCGTCGCTATCGGCGATTTGGTCCTCGACCTCTCCGCGATTGCCGAAGCTGGGCTTTTCGATGGTCCGATCCTTAAGGACGCTGATTGCTTCCTTCAG CCTAATTTGAATAAGTTCTTGGCCATGGGACGGCCTGCGTGGAAGGAAGCACGCTCTACGCTTCAAAGAATCTTGTCAT CTAATGAACCCATCTTACGAGATAATGATGTTTTGAGGAGAAAGTCATTCTATGAGATG AGTAAAGTAGAAATGATTGTTCCTATGGTGATTGGGGACTATACAGACTTCTTTGCATCTATGCATCACGCGAAGAACTGCGGACTTATGTTTCGTGGACCTCAAAATGCGATAAACCCAAATTG GTTTCGTCTTCCTATTGCGTATCATGGAAGGGCATCATCTATTGTCATCTCTGGGACCGACATTATTCGACCAAG AGGTCAGGGCCATCCACAAGGAAACTCTGTCCCATATTTTGGACCATCTCAGAAAGTTGATTTTGAGCTTGAAATG GCTGCTGTGGTTGGTCCAGGAAATGAATTGGGAAAGCCCATTGACGTGAATAATGCAGCGGATCATATATTTGGTCTAGTACTGATGAATGACTGGAGTG CTAGGGATATTCAGGCGTGGGAGTATGTGCCTCTTGGGCCTTTCCTAGGGAAGAGTTTTG GGACTACTGTATCCCCTTGGATTGTTACCTTAGATGCGCTTGAGCCTTTCGGTGTTCAAGCTCCCAAGCAG GATCCACCTCCATTGCCATATTTGGATGAGAAAGATTCTATAAATTATGACATCTCTTTGGAG GTTCAACTGAAACCTTCTGGCAAAGATGATTCTTGTGTAGTGACAAAGAGCAACTTCCAAAACTT ATACTGGACCATAACGCAGCAGCTAGCACACCATACCGTTAATGGTTGCAATTTAAGGCCTGGTGATCTCCTTGGAACCGGAACCATAAGCGGACCG GAGCCAGATTCATATGGGTGCCTACTTGAGTTAACCTGGAACGGACAGAAACCTTTATCACTCAACGGAACAACTCAGACATTTCTCCAAGACGGTGACGAGGTGACCTTCTCAGGTTTATGCAAG GGAGATGGCTACAATGTCGGATTTGGAACATGCACTGGGAAAATTGTACCTTCACTCCCTTGA